A region of Asticcacaulis excentricus DNA encodes the following proteins:
- a CDS encoding dicarboxylate/amino acid:cation symporter: MSKIPFWLRVLVAFALGTGVGVAFGQQAVPWVEPIGDLFVNLIKMLVVPLVFFTIAASISRLGEGALGEGGGGKAVRLGVVTIVWFIITAGLAVSLGFAIGHLIEPGRGLSGLPLADVKPKVIPPVQDVLIGIVPTNIFKAFAEGQVLSVVFVALFVGAGLSALGERAAELKTLVSQGSQLMFKLTRWVIQLTPFGVFGLIASVVGSYGLESLTPLLSFIGAIYLACLIHVFVVYPVLLKLHGLRVVAFYKGVFEAQQTAFFTCSSLGTLPVSLNAAIEKLKLNPAYAGFAVPLGANMKMDGCGAIYPAIASIFVANYFHIELTQSHYIVIALTAMLGSLATAGVPGVATVMLTLTLSTAGLPLEGIALLAAIDRIIDMVRTATNVTGQILIPTLVARENGLLEATSPLVKARAE, translated from the coding sequence ATGTCCAAAATTCCCTTCTGGTTGCGCGTTCTGGTGGCTTTTGCGCTGGGAACCGGGGTGGGGGTCGCCTTCGGTCAGCAGGCCGTGCCGTGGGTTGAGCCCATCGGTGACCTCTTCGTCAACCTGATCAAGATGCTGGTCGTGCCGCTGGTCTTCTTCACCATTGCGGCTTCTATTTCGCGGCTGGGTGAGGGGGCTCTGGGCGAAGGCGGCGGCGGCAAGGCCGTGCGTCTGGGGGTGGTGACGATCGTGTGGTTCATCATTACCGCCGGTCTGGCCGTATCGCTGGGCTTTGCCATAGGCCACCTGATCGAGCCGGGCCGGGGCCTGAGCGGTCTGCCGCTGGCCGACGTCAAGCCCAAGGTCATCCCGCCGGTGCAGGACGTGCTGATCGGCATTGTGCCGACCAATATTTTCAAGGCCTTTGCCGAAGGTCAGGTCCTGAGCGTCGTTTTTGTCGCCCTGTTTGTGGGCGCGGGCCTCAGCGCCTTGGGCGAGCGCGCGGCCGAGCTGAAAACGCTTGTCTCTCAGGGCAGCCAACTGATGTTCAAGCTGACGCGCTGGGTGATCCAATTGACGCCGTTTGGCGTGTTTGGCCTGATCGCTTCGGTGGTCGGGTCTTATGGGCTTGAGAGCCTGACGCCGCTGCTCAGCTTTATCGGGGCCATCTATCTGGCCTGCCTGATCCACGTGTTTGTCGTCTATCCGGTCCTGCTCAAGTTGCACGGTTTGCGCGTCGTGGCCTTTTACAAGGGCGTGTTCGAAGCGCAGCAGACGGCCTTTTTCACCTGCTCGTCGCTGGGCACCCTGCCGGTGTCGCTTAATGCGGCCATCGAAAAGCTGAAGCTCAATCCGGCCTATGCGGGCTTTGCCGTGCCGCTGGGGGCCAATATGAAGATGGACGGCTGCGGGGCCATCTATCCGGCCATCGCCTCGATCTTCGTGGCCAACTATTTCCATATCGAGCTGACCCAAAGCCACTATATCGTCATTGCCCTCACGGCCATGCTGGGGTCGCTGGCCACTGCGGGCGTGCCGGGCGTGGCGACGGTCATGCTGACCCTGACGCTTTCGACGGCGGGGCTGCCGCTGGAAGGGATCGCGCTGCTGGCCGCCATCGACCGCATTATCGACATGGTGCGTACGGCGACCAATGTGACGGGTCAGATCCTGATCCCGACTCTGGTGGCACGCGAAAACGGCCTGTTGGAAGCGACCTCGCCCTTGGTCAAGGCCAGGGCTGAATAG